A genome region from Festucalex cinctus isolate MCC-2025b chromosome 17, RoL_Fcin_1.0, whole genome shotgun sequence includes the following:
- the mrtfab gene encoding myocardin related transcription factor Ab isoform X2 has protein sequence MIMLDTNHCLSFEHSPLGSPPMGDDMDKAGVRMDHDRHVYHSLKEVLQLKLQQRRTREELVSQGIMPPLKSPAAFHEQRRSLERARTEDYLKRKIRSRPERSELVRMHILEETSAEPSLQAKQLQLKRARLADDLNDKISHRPGPIELVHKNILSVCPDQQSPPESPKGAGGESSSLDEDSSDALSPDQLANHDSPLSTAPQPSPSDAVVQNGDMSPTQFVTQAAPLPPPTPVANGSDSPPPLKVANGTIVASRIPFGQLKSHSKTSSDRPPLRSKKAKDNKPKVKKLKYHQYIPPDQKADKERPPLMDSSYAKLLQQQQLFLQLQILNQQQQHYNYHTILPAPPKPAPEQPLPTNPSPSPTRNVPTAPKSTATPTSGNARQGQSSLGGAKPTTLPANLDEFKVAELKQELKLRGLTVSGTKNDLIERLRNYQEQNVSKNGAAQTVHQGGASAANAAADHQQAEGGLKTALSPLAQAFPGRVVRFGSTSSSPPVSPSPSERSLAGLSPDETSCNGDMFGEMVSSPLTQLTLHPSPQHPSNTSPLSQLPLCQPKEEGQSSCSLHRPSLESFSVVAMEASSMDKDQMLQEKDKQIEELTRMLRQKQRLVETLRSQLELGKMAGAAAPEREGSDKRASDAKTQTLIKASAIEPPVLADGLSKVKREAQPAEDMTGVVEEAQSKRAIQPMQCSQETLLRLQQINRLQVQQAEQLTQSRNPPKQPEHKKESQILLQQQQQLQQLIIQQTQQKQLQQAQGKKNQTQHKSPLQLKRVQVQIHNQTAAATQKPAANQSQQRKQLKAQQRQQQQHKQQTATVGTQQVAPVFINQQNSAQIHTQAISLDLLKAGGTLVTDSNGNHYLIALTSNAPDGHNRTASQAKSNGRVTLQRLQSTPNKLPSTDGQSQKQKDSKGASQPIKKGEKAALHVDTNGVPPASSCATAPPNLQPFFDDMSNSESQSNPISSFKTERACPPYDRHTLFTPPSPKPNTSLPTQRFKGNGVNCQQMDDLFDILLKSGEIPGFKANPDPSLAPLHSDPPSPTAPPSPLHLSPPTPSPPREPCTGGGTHLEDFLESSALLGAEPSGGLALIDDLHSQMLSTAGILDHPPSPMDTSDLGFPPHSAGLDFGDAALDSMDWLDISMVGSSGGAGGGGGGGDGGTSLTPLAPHTPPSVFSADFLDSTDLQLHLELCL, from the exons ATGATTATGCTGGACACCAACCATTGCCTGTCCTTTGAACACTCCCCGTTGGGCTCTCCTCCAATGGGCGACGACATGGACAAGGCAGGAGTGAGGATGGATCATGATCGACATGTCTATCATAGCCTGAAAGAAG TCCTccagctcaaactccaacagagACGCACGCGAGAGGAGCTGGTCAGTCAAGGGATCATGCCAC CGCTGAAGAGCCCGGCAGCCTTTCATGAGCAGCGGCGGAGTCTGGAGCGTGCAAGG ACTGAAGACTATCTCAAGAGGAAGATCCGGAGTCGTCCCGAACGCTCTGAGCTGGTCAGGATGCACATTCTGGAGG AGACGTCAGCGGAGCCCTCCCTGCAGGCCAAGCAGCTGCAGCTAAAGAGAGCTCGACTTGCCGACGACCTCAACGACAAGATCTCCCACAGACCCGGCCCCATCGAACTGGTGCACAAGAACATCCTGTCCGTCTGCCCTGATCAGCAATCGCCACCTG aATCTCCAAAGGGAGCTGGAGGCGAGAGCTCCTCATTGGACGAAGACAGCAGTGATGCGCTGTCACCCGACCAGCTCGCCAATCACGACTCTCCTCTGAGCACCGCCCCGCAGCCATCGCCCTCGGACGCCGTCGTCCAGAATGGGGACATGTCCCCGACACAG TTTGTTACGCAGGCCGCTCCACTGCCGCCTCCTACTCCGGTGGCCAACGGGTCCGATTCACCCCCGCCCCTCAAAGTGGCAAACGGGACCATAGTAGCCTCCCGCATACCCTTTGGGCAGCTCAAG TCTCACAGTAAGACGAGCTCCGATCGTCCTCCGCTGAGATCCAAGAAAGCAAAGGACAACAAACCCAAG GTGAAGAAGCTGAAATATCACCAGTACATCCCTCCAGACCAGAAGGCGGACAAGGAGCGTCCGCCTCTGATGGACTCTTCCTACGCCAAACTCCTGCAGCAACAACAGCTCTTCTTGCAACTGCAGATTCtcaaccagcagcagcagcactacAACTACCACACCATCCTGCCCGCGCCTCCAAA GCCAGCACCAGAGCAGCCCCTCCCGACGAACCCCAGCCCTTCCCCCACTCGCAATGTTCCCACGGCCCCCAAAAGCACCGCAACCCCGACGAGTGGAAACGCACGTCAGGGCCAAAGTTCACTGGGAGGAGCCAAACCGACCACTTTGCCTGCCAACCTGGATGAGTTCAAA GTTGCCGAGTTAAAACAGGAGCTGAAGTTGCGAGGTCTGACCGTCTCGGGCACCAAAAACGACCTCATCGAGAGGCTCCGCAACTACCAAGAGCAGAACGTGTCGAAAAACGGCGCCGCGCAAACCGTCCACCAGGGCGGCGCCTCTGCAGCGAACGCGGCCGCCGACCACCAACAGGCCGAGGGAGGCTTGAAGACGGCTCTGTCCCCGCTGGCTCAAGCTTTTCCTGGTCGGGTCGTGCGTTTTGGAAGCACCAGCTCCAGCCCGCCCGTTTCTCCGTCGCCATCCGAGCGCTCATTAGCCGGGCTGAGTCCAGATGAAACGAGCTGTAACGGAGACATGTTTGGGGAGATG gtGAGCTCCCCCTTGACTCAACTCACCCTCCATCCCTCCCCTCAGCACCCATCCAACACCTCCCCTCTTTCCCAACTCCCGCTCTGTCAGCCCAAAGAAGAAGGCCAGAGCTCATGCAGCCTCCACAGGCCCTCACTGGAGTCTTTCTCTGTGGTCGCCATGGAAGCTTCCTCCATGGACAAAGACCAGATGCTGCAGGAGAAGGACAAACAGATTGAGGAGTTGACCCGGATGCTGAGGCAGAAGCAGAGGCTGGTGGAGACGCTCAGATCTCAGCTGGAACTGGGAAAGATGGCGGGGGCGGCGGCACCAGAGCGGGAAGGAAGCGACAAGAGAGCCTCCGACGCGAAAACTCAAACGCTCATTAAAGCGTCGGCCATCGAGCCGCCCGTGCTTGCCGACGGCCTGTCGAAGGTGAAGCGGGAAGCTCAGCCTGCGGAAGATATGACGGGAGTGGTGGAGGAGGCCCAAAGCAAAAGGGCGATCCAGCCCATGCAGTGCTCCCAGGAGACGCTGCTCAGACTCCAGCAGATTAATCGGCTGCAAGTCCAACAAGCGGAGCAGCTGACGCAGTCCCGCAACCCTCCCAAGCAGCCCGAGCACAAGAAGGAATCCCAAATCCtgctccagcagcagcagcaactccAGCAGCTCATCATTCAGCAGACGCAGCAGAAGCAGCTGCAACAAGCTCAAGGGAAGAAGAACCAAACGCAGCACAAGAGCCCGCTTCAGCTGAAGCGGGTCCAGGTGCAGATCCACAACCAGACGGCGGCCGCCACCCAGAAGCCCGCAGCCAACCAAAGCCAGCAGAGGAAGCAGCTGAAGGCTCAGCaaaggcagcagcagcagcacaagcAGCAGACGGCCACTGTCGGCACTCAGCAG GTGGCGCCAGTTTTCATCAACCAACAGAACAGCGCGCAGATCCACACTCAAGCTATTTCGTTAGACCTCCTTAAGGCTGGCGGCACACTGGTCACCGACTCCAACGGCAACCACTACTTGATCGCCCTGACCAGTAACGCGCCGGATGGTCACAACCGAACGGCCTCGCAGGCCAAAAGCAACGGACGCGTCACGTTGCAG agACTACAGTCCACCCCCAACAAGCTGCCCAGCACTGACGGCCAATCACAAAAGCAGAAAGACAGCAAGGGGGCGAGCCAGCCAATCAAAAAG GGAGAGAAAGCGGCGTTGCACGTGGACACCAACGGCGTCCCGCCGGCCAGCTCGTGCGCCACCGCACCCCCCAACCTGCAGCCTTTCTTCGACGACATGTCCAACAGCGAAAGCCAAAGCAACCCCATCTCCTCCTTCAAG ACAGAGCGGGCGTGCCCGCCTTATGACCGACACACTCTGTTTACTCCTCCCTCTCCCAAACCCAACACCTCTCTTCCTACACAGCGCTTCAAA GGGAATGGCGTCAACTGTCAGCAAATGGACGACCTTTTTGACATCCTGCTCAAGAGTGGAG AAATCCCAGGTTTTAAAGCCAACCCGGACCCGTCGCTCGCCCCTCTACACTCCGACCCGCCCTCGCCCACCGCCCCTCCGTCCCCTCTCCACCTCTCCCCGCCCACCCCTTCCCCCCCGAGGGAGCCCTGCACGGGCGGCGGCACTCACCTGGAGGACTTCCTGGAGAGCTCCGCGCTGCTCGGGGCGGAGCCGAGCGGCGGCCTGGCGCTCATCGACGACCTCCACAGCCAAATGCTGAGCACCGCCGGCATCCTGGACCACCCGCCCTCCCCCATGGACACGTCCGACTTGGGCTTCCCGCCCCACTCGGCCGGGCTGGACTTCGGCGACGCCGCTCTGGACAGCATGGATTGGCTGGACATCTCCATGGTGGGGAGCTCCGGCGGCgcgggaggaggaggcggaggcggAGACGGGGGCACCAGTTTGACCCCTCTGGCGCCGCACACGCCGCCGAGCGTCTTCTCTGCTGACTTCCTGGATAGCACGGACCTGCAGCTGCACTTGGAGTTGTGTCTGTAG